In a genomic window of Acidobacteriota bacterium:
- a CDS encoding alkaline phosphatase family protein — protein sequence MHINRRQLAVLLGFLLILSNLLLPVTAQQRRRPANAPKKPRLIVGIVIDQFRADYLNRFSDQFGEGGFKRLLDGGAVFTNANYTHVPTYTACGHAMFMTGAPPSMTGIIGNEWYDRTTGRRITSVNDDKTKLLGGREGASGMSPHRLLGSTIGDELKLASAGKAKVIGISLKDRSAILPSGKRPDAAYWFDLSTGNFVSSTYYFADLPDWVKAFNRDHHSFAYFGKTWDRLLPEAAYARSAPDDAPYEKSPFGTKFPYTINGGETKPGSRFLNQFEATPFANDYLANFAKAAIENEKLGADDVTDLLTISFSANDLLGHVMGPYSQEVQDMTLRTDRTLADLFGYLDKKIGLDQIVIVLTADHGVAPVPEQVQPLGYGGKVETRQINEAITNALNQRFGEDKWIVQTANGTYQTVNGNVYLDESTIERRKLDAAEVESVASKAVLKIPGINAVFTRSQILSGELPNTIIARSVANGFHPKRNGNLVIITEPFYFIGEGITTTHGSPYKYDTHVPVIFYGAGIEAGKFPAVSSPADIAPTLASLLTLETPSDSIGRILTEAIKAK from the coding sequence GCAACAGCGTCGCCGTCCGGCAAACGCACCGAAAAAACCTCGCCTGATTGTCGGCATCGTCATTGACCAGTTTCGCGCCGATTATCTGAACCGGTTCAGCGATCAATTCGGCGAAGGTGGATTCAAACGATTGCTCGACGGCGGAGCCGTTTTCACCAACGCCAATTACACTCACGTGCCGACGTACACGGCTTGCGGTCATGCGATGTTTATGACCGGAGCCCCGCCTTCGATGACGGGAATCATCGGCAACGAATGGTACGACCGCACGACGGGTCGCCGCATCACCAGCGTCAATGATGACAAAACCAAACTCTTAGGCGGCAGAGAAGGCGCCAGCGGCATGTCGCCGCATCGGTTGCTGGGTTCGACCATCGGCGACGAACTGAAACTGGCCAGCGCCGGAAAGGCCAAAGTGATCGGCATTTCCCTCAAAGATCGTTCGGCGATTTTGCCATCCGGCAAACGGCCGGACGCCGCGTACTGGTTCGATCTTTCGACGGGCAATTTTGTGTCGAGCACATATTACTTTGCTGATCTGCCGGATTGGGTAAAGGCATTCAATCGCGATCATCACAGCTTCGCCTATTTCGGCAAAACCTGGGATCGGTTGTTGCCCGAAGCGGCGTATGCGCGATCAGCGCCGGACGATGCGCCTTATGAAAAATCGCCGTTCGGAACGAAGTTTCCCTACACGATCAACGGCGGCGAGACAAAACCCGGCAGCAGGTTTCTCAATCAATTTGAGGCGACGCCGTTTGCAAACGACTATCTGGCCAATTTCGCCAAAGCCGCTATTGAAAACGAAAAGCTTGGCGCGGACGATGTCACGGATTTGCTGACGATCAGTTTTTCGGCCAATGACCTGTTGGGACACGTCATGGGACCGTACAGCCAGGAAGTGCAGGATATGACCTTGCGTACGGATCGAACGCTCGCGGACCTGTTTGGCTACCTGGATAAGAAAATCGGCCTGGATCAAATCGTCATTGTGCTGACCGCCGATCACGGCGTGGCTCCGGTTCCGGAACAGGTGCAACCACTCGGATACGGCGGCAAAGTCGAAACCCGGCAAATCAACGAAGCGATTACCAACGCGCTCAACCAACGCTTCGGCGAAGACAAATGGATCGTACAAACCGCCAACGGAACATATCAAACCGTCAACGGGAATGTTTACCTGGACGAAAGCACCATCGAACGCCGCAAGCTGGACGCCGCCGAAGTCGAATCCGTGGCCAGCAAGGCCGTGCTGAAAATTCCCGGCATCAACGCCGTGTTTACGCGTTCGCAAATTCTGTCCGGCGAATTGCCGAACACAATCATTGCGCGGAGCGTGGCCAACGGCTTTCATCCGAAACGCAATGGCAATCTGGTGATCATCACCGAACCGTTCTATTTCATCGGCGAAGGCATCACCACCACGCACGGTTCGCCGTACAAATACGACACGCATGTGCCCGTGATTTTTTACGGCGCGGGCATTGAAGCCGGGAAATTTCCGGCGGTCAGCAGCCCGGCGGACATCGCGCCAACCCTGGCTTCGCTGCTGACCCTGGAAACGCCCAGCGATTCAATCGGGCGAATTTTGACTGAAGCGATCAAGGCAAAATAA